In Bosea sp. ANAM02, a single genomic region encodes these proteins:
- a CDS encoding site-specific integrase yields MMFIVHHVDEMPSHIDAGLVALGVKKGSGLPALSSLRRKIAAMSAVHRARGYANPFEDPRFRMLMSKAGRVALKRTGYATNRKTALVLEQLEPLLATCQGDIRGLRDRAILLFAFGSGGRRRSEVASAVCERLTGHGEEYVYLLGVTKTHQDGDAGSVPVAGRAAIALRAWLDASGISKGPIFRGVGQNGVILDRAISDRQINRIVKARAKAAGFDPSAFGAHSLRSGFMTETGLQGISLMEAMELSTHRDVRVAARYHQAGRGLRNKAARLLD; encoded by the coding sequence ATGATGTTCATCGTGCACCATGTCGACGAGATGCCGTCACATATCGATGCCGGCCTGGTCGCGCTCGGGGTGAAGAAGGGCTCGGGCCTACCCGCGCTGTCGTCTCTCCGCCGGAAGATTGCTGCGATGTCCGCAGTCCATCGCGCGCGCGGCTATGCGAACCCTTTCGAGGATCCACGGTTTCGAATGCTGATGAGCAAGGCCGGGCGCGTCGCTCTCAAGCGGACTGGCTACGCGACCAATCGGAAGACGGCGCTGGTGCTGGAGCAATTGGAGCCCCTGCTGGCCACGTGCCAGGGAGATATCCGCGGCTTGCGGGATCGCGCAATCCTGCTGTTCGCTTTTGGAAGCGGGGGACGCCGGCGCTCAGAAGTCGCCTCGGCGGTGTGCGAGCGCCTTACCGGTCACGGAGAGGAATACGTCTACCTGCTCGGCGTCACCAAAACTCATCAGGACGGCGATGCTGGTTCCGTCCCCGTTGCTGGCCGCGCCGCGATTGCTCTTCGAGCCTGGCTCGATGCATCCGGTATCAGCAAGGGGCCAATCTTCCGCGGCGTTGGTCAGAATGGTGTGATCCTCGATCGCGCGATCAGCGATCGCCAGATCAACCGGATCGTGAAGGCGCGCGCGAAGGCGGCTGGCTTCGATCCGTCGGCATTCGGCGCGCACTCCCTGCGGTCAGGCTTCATGACCGAGACTGGCCTGCAGGGCATCAGCTTGATGGAGGCGATGGAGCTGTCGACCCATCGCGATGTTCGTGTGGCTGCTCGCTACCATCAGGCGGGTCGCGGCCTTCGTAACAAGGCTGCACGCTTGCTGGATTGA